One window from the genome of Pseudonocardia hierapolitana encodes:
- a CDS encoding PQQ-dependent sugar dehydrogenase: MGGRVRRTAAAALLVLTLGGCATFPEQGPREWHEQLEGAGELGGPPQVPEPSPAPQTPQPPGEEGQTGPQQAPSGCQDPDPQVVATCLDPVGAIAVLPDAASALVGERRTGRVLRIEQGSEPELVATVPVDTTGGGGLTGLVLSPSYIEDQLVYAYITTPEDNRVVRLAAGEPAKPVLTGIPRGPANNGGALAVDDDGSLLVATGNAGQPVPAPDSLAGKLLRIDLQGRPAKGNPDPLSPTMSSGLQSPGGICIDPRRGAAWVTDRRVGEDALHLIVPGQLPAPAWRWPDRPGVAGCTAQDGAVAVAQVRPQSLFVIRTDPKNQFVGAPETLLQETYGRLSAATTAPDGLLWLGTVNRAGGYPVSSDDRVVRILPLAPGGGMD; this comes from the coding sequence GTGGGAGGACGGGTGCGGCGCACGGCCGCGGCGGCGCTGCTCGTGCTGACGCTCGGCGGGTGCGCCACGTTCCCCGAGCAGGGCCCGCGCGAGTGGCACGAGCAGCTCGAGGGCGCAGGCGAGCTGGGCGGGCCACCGCAGGTGCCCGAGCCCTCGCCCGCGCCCCAGACCCCACAGCCGCCGGGCGAAGAGGGGCAGACCGGTCCGCAGCAGGCGCCGTCGGGCTGCCAGGACCCCGACCCTCAGGTCGTCGCCACCTGCTTGGATCCGGTCGGCGCCATCGCCGTCCTCCCGGACGCTGCCTCCGCGCTGGTCGGCGAGCGGCGCACCGGGCGGGTGCTGCGGATCGAGCAGGGCAGCGAGCCGGAACTGGTGGCCACCGTGCCGGTGGACACGACCGGCGGCGGTGGCCTCACCGGGCTGGTGCTGTCGCCGTCCTACATCGAGGACCAGCTCGTCTACGCCTACATCACCACGCCGGAGGACAACCGCGTCGTCCGGCTCGCGGCGGGCGAGCCCGCCAAACCCGTCCTCACCGGCATCCCCCGCGGCCCGGCGAACAACGGCGGCGCGCTCGCCGTCGACGACGACGGCTCGCTGCTCGTGGCCACCGGCAACGCGGGCCAACCCGTCCCCGCTCCCGATTCCCTGGCCGGGAAGCTCCTGCGCATCGACCTGCAGGGCCGTCCGGCCAAGGGCAACCCGGACCCCCTCTCGCCGACGATGAGCTCCGGGCTGCAGTCCCCCGGCGGGATCTGCATCGATCCGCGACGCGGCGCGGCCTGGGTCACCGACCGGCGGGTGGGAGAGGACGCGCTGCACCTGATCGTGCCCGGCCAGCTCCCGGCCCCGGCGTGGCGCTGGCCGGACCGGCCCGGCGTGGCGGGCTGCACGGCGCAGGACGGAGCAGTCGCCGTTGCCCAGGTGCGTCCGCAGTCGCTGTTCGTGATCCGGACCGACCCGAAGAACCAGTTCGTCGGGGCCCCCGAGACCCTGCTGCAGGAGACCTACGGGCGGCTCTCCGCGGCCACGACGGCGCCCGACGGCCTGCTGTGGCTCGGCACCGTCAACAGGGCGGGGGGCTACCCGGTGTCCTCGGACGACCGTGTCGTCCGCATCCTGCCGCTCGCACCGGGTGGGGGTATGGACTGA
- the gatA gene encoding Asp-tRNA(Asn)/Glu-tRNA(Gln) amidotransferase subunit GatA, with translation MSELTRMTAAELAATIHSREVSAVEVAQAHLDRIAAVDGRVHAFLHVAADAALASAAMVDEGLAAGNPPASPLAGVPLALKDVFTTIDMPTTAGSKILDGWHPPYDATVTARLRAAGITILGKTNMDEFAMGSSTEYSAFGPTRNPWDTTRVPGGSGGGSAAALAAFEAPLAIGTDTGGSIRQPAAFTGTVGAKPTYGGVSRYGLIACASSLDQGGPCARTVLDTALLHEVIAGYDPMDSTSIDQPVPGVVDAARRGADADLSGLRVGVVRELSGEGYQPGVRASYEDALRRLEKLGAELVEVSCPHFEYGLAAYYLILPSEVSSNLARFDAMRYGLRVEHGASAEEVMAATREAGFGPEVKRRVILGTYALSSGYWDAYYGQAQKVRTLISRDFAAAFERADVLVSPTAPTTPFKIGDKVDDPLAMYLNDLATIPTNLAGTAAMSVPSGLADDGLPVGLQVMAPALGEAVMYRVAAAFEAARNSEGGTVIDRIPSLEVPS, from the coding sequence ATGAGCGAGCTCACGCGGATGACGGCGGCCGAGCTGGCCGCGACGATCCACTCCCGCGAGGTGTCGGCCGTCGAGGTCGCACAGGCCCACCTCGACCGGATCGCGGCCGTCGACGGGCGGGTGCACGCGTTCCTGCACGTCGCGGCCGACGCAGCGCTCGCCTCGGCGGCGATGGTGGACGAGGGCCTCGCCGCGGGCAACCCGCCCGCGTCGCCGCTGGCCGGTGTGCCGCTGGCGCTCAAGGACGTGTTCACCACGATCGACATGCCCACCACGGCGGGCTCGAAGATCCTCGACGGGTGGCACCCGCCCTACGACGCCACGGTCACGGCCCGCTTGCGGGCGGCCGGGATCACGATCCTGGGCAAGACCAACATGGACGAGTTCGCGATGGGCTCGTCCACCGAGTACTCGGCGTTCGGGCCCACCCGCAACCCGTGGGACACCACCCGCGTGCCGGGCGGGTCCGGTGGCGGCTCGGCGGCGGCGCTCGCCGCGTTCGAGGCGCCGCTCGCGATCGGCACCGACACCGGCGGCTCGATCCGCCAGCCGGCCGCGTTCACCGGCACCGTCGGCGCCAAGCCCACCTACGGTGGCGTCTCCCGCTACGGCCTGATCGCCTGCGCGTCCTCGCTCGACCAGGGCGGCCCCTGCGCCCGCACGGTGCTCGACACCGCGCTGCTGCACGAGGTGATCGCCGGGTACGACCCCATGGACTCCACCTCGATCGACCAGCCGGTGCCCGGGGTCGTCGACGCCGCACGCCGCGGCGCCGACGCCGACCTGTCCGGGCTGCGCGTCGGGGTGGTCCGCGAGCTGTCCGGCGAGGGCTACCAGCCCGGCGTGCGCGCGTCCTACGAGGACGCCCTGCGCCGGCTGGAGAAGCTCGGCGCGGAGCTGGTGGAGGTCTCCTGCCCGCACTTCGAGTACGGGCTGGCGGCGTACTACCTGATCCTGCCCAGCGAGGTGTCGTCCAACCTCGCCCGGTTCGACGCCATGCGCTACGGCCTGCGCGTCGAGCACGGGGCGTCGGCCGAGGAGGTCATGGCCGCCACCCGCGAGGCCGGGTTCGGCCCCGAGGTGAAGCGCCGGGTCATCCTCGGCACGTACGCGCTCTCGTCCGGCTACTGGGACGCCTACTACGGGCAGGCCCAGAAGGTGCGCACGCTCATCAGCCGCGACTTCGCCGCGGCGTTCGAGCGGGCCGACGTGCTGGTCTCGCCGACAGCGCCGACCACCCCGTTCAAGATCGGCGACAAGGTCGACGACCCGCTCGCCATGTACCTCAACGACCTCGCCACGATCCCGACCAACCTGGCGGGCACCGCGGCGATGTCGGTGCCGTCCGGTCTCGCCGACGACGGCCTGCCGGTCGGCCTGCAGGTCATGGCGCCCGCGCTGGGCGAGGCCGTCATGTACCGGGTGGCGGCGGCGTTCGAGGCCGCGCGCAACTCCGAGGGCGGCACCGTGATCGATCGCATCCCTTCGCTGGAGGTTCCGTCGTGA
- a CDS encoding TetR/AcrR family transcriptional regulator, with product MLGEATADWQSKRREAARQEILSAAWAVARENGLAALTLREVAARVGMRAPSLYSHFSSKNAIYDAMFGQAWRSYEELTDGVVLPAQPRAALRAMARRFFEFAVADLPRNQLMNQRTIPGFTPSPESYAPAVRVVERLRSDMAGMGITDDGDVDLFIALVGGLADAQWANDPGGTRYARLLDRAVDMYADALHLPQVDDDQEET from the coding sequence GTGTTAGGCGAAGCTACTGCTGATTGGCAGAGCAAACGACGTGAGGCAGCACGGCAGGAGATCCTCTCAGCCGCATGGGCCGTCGCGCGGGAGAACGGGCTGGCCGCGCTGACCCTGCGCGAGGTCGCGGCGCGCGTCGGCATGCGGGCACCGTCGCTGTACTCGCACTTCTCGTCGAAGAACGCGATCTACGACGCGATGTTCGGGCAGGCATGGCGCTCCTACGAGGAGCTGACCGACGGCGTCGTCCTCCCGGCGCAGCCGCGTGCGGCGCTCCGGGCGATGGCCAGGCGGTTCTTCGAGTTCGCGGTGGCGGACCTCCCCCGCAACCAGCTGATGAACCAGCGCACGATCCCCGGCTTCACCCCGAGCCCGGAGAGCTACGCCCCCGCCGTACGGGTCGTCGAACGCCTCCGCTCCGACATGGCCGGCATGGGGATCACCGACGACGGGGACGTCGACCTCTTCATCGCGCTCGTCGGCGGGCTCGCCGACGCCCAGTGGGCCAACGACCCGGGCGGTACGCGCTACGCCCGGCTCCTCGACCGCGCCGTCGACATGTACGCCGACGCGCTCCACCTTCCGCAGGTCGACGATGACCAGGAGGAGACATGA
- a CDS encoding GDSL-type esterase/lipase family protein has protein sequence MSRTSWITTPVTAGLLRGALELERTEHGLLPHRLPARARAQCGDGQLAMAEAQPSGVRLVFRTRATAVELDTLRTRPTYRGIPPRADGVYDLLVDGRLAGRATGTGGNLLVLDMATGTAETQPGPVGTIRFSGLPERVKDVEIWLPYNEITELVALRSNAPVEAVPPGGRRVWVHHGSSISHGSNAASPTTTWAALAASLGGVDLVNLGLGGSALLDPFTARTIRDTPADLVSVKLGINLVNADLMRLRAFTPAVHGFLDTIREGHPSTPLLVVSPLLCPIHEDTPGPGAADLSTGTLQFRATGDPAERAAGKLTLRVIREELARIVEQRAADDPNLHHLDGRVLYGEADFAELPLPDGLHPDAATHQRIGERFAKLAFGAGGAFA, from the coding sequence GTGAGTCGGACGAGCTGGATCACCACACCGGTCACCGCCGGCCTCCTGCGCGGTGCGCTCGAACTGGAGCGCACCGAGCACGGCCTGCTGCCGCACCGGCTCCCGGCGCGGGCTCGCGCCCAGTGCGGGGACGGGCAGCTGGCGATGGCCGAGGCCCAGCCGTCCGGCGTGCGCCTGGTGTTCCGGACCCGAGCCACCGCCGTCGAGCTGGACACGCTGCGCACCAGGCCCACCTACCGGGGCATCCCACCGCGCGCCGACGGGGTGTACGACCTGCTCGTCGACGGCCGCCTCGCCGGCCGGGCGACGGGGACCGGTGGCAACCTCCTGGTGCTCGACATGGCCACCGGTACCGCGGAGACCCAGCCCGGCCCGGTGGGGACCATTCGGTTCAGCGGCCTCCCCGAGCGGGTGAAGGACGTCGAGATCTGGCTGCCGTACAACGAGATCACCGAACTGGTCGCCCTGCGCAGCAACGCCCCGGTCGAGGCGGTGCCGCCGGGCGGCCGCAGGGTGTGGGTGCACCACGGCAGCTCGATCAGCCACGGCTCGAACGCCGCGAGCCCCACCACGACCTGGGCCGCACTGGCCGCGTCGCTCGGCGGCGTCGACCTGGTGAACCTCGGCCTGGGCGGCAGCGCGCTGCTCGATCCGTTCACGGCCCGCACCATCCGCGACACCCCGGCGGACCTGGTCAGTGTCAAGCTCGGCATCAACCTGGTCAACGCCGACCTGATGCGGCTGCGCGCCTTCACCCCCGCCGTGCACGGCTTCCTCGACACCATCCGCGAGGGCCACCCCAGCACGCCGCTGCTGGTCGTCTCGCCCCTGCTCTGCCCCATCCACGAGGACACGCCGGGCCCGGGCGCCGCCGACCTCAGCACCGGGACCCTGCAGTTCCGGGCCACCGGCGACCCGGCGGAGCGCGCCGCCGGGAAGCTCACGCTGCGGGTCATCCGCGAGGAGCTGGCCCGGATCGTGGAGCAGCGGGCCGCCGACGACCCGAACCTGCACCACCTCGACGGCCGCGTCCTCTACGGCGAGGCCGACTTCGCCGAGCTGCCCCTGCCCGACGGGCTGCACCCGGATGCCGCCACCCACCAGCGCATCGGCGAACGCTTCGCGAAGCTGGCGTTCGGCGCCGGGGGCGCGTTCGCCTAA
- the gatB gene encoding Asp-tRNA(Asn)/Glu-tRNA(Gln) amidotransferase subunit GatB: MSAPTLVDYADVLERFDPVLGLEVHVELNTQTKMFCGCPTAFGAEPNTQVCPVCLGLPGALPVVNRSAVESAIRIGLALNCTIAPWGRFARKNYFYPDMPKNFQTSQYDEPIAVNGYLDVPLDDGSVFRVEIERAHMEEDTGKSLHVGGATGRIHGAEYSLLDYNRAGVPLIEIVTKPVVGTGERAPEVARAYVTALRDLLRALGVSDVRMDQGSLRCDANVSLMPKGATEFGTRTETKNVNSLRSVERAVRYEMTRQAGVLLAGERVTQETRHFDESTGTTSAGRTKETAEDYRYFPEPDLVPIAPPAEWIEELRATLPELPWERRRRITAEWGLTDLELRDLVNAGALDLIESTVAAGAPAGEARSWWVSYLTQQANARGVELAGLPITPAQVARVIALVAAGELSNKLARQVVDGVLAGEGEPDDVVAARGLAVVSDDTALLAAVDEALAAQPDVAEKIRGGKVQAAGAIVGAVMKATKGQADAKRVRELVIERCS, from the coding sequence GTGAGTGCGCCGACGCTCGTCGACTACGCCGATGTGCTGGAGCGCTTCGACCCGGTGCTCGGGCTCGAGGTGCACGTCGAGCTCAACACGCAGACCAAGATGTTCTGCGGCTGCCCCACCGCGTTCGGGGCGGAGCCGAACACCCAGGTGTGTCCGGTGTGCCTGGGGCTGCCGGGGGCGCTGCCGGTGGTCAACCGCTCCGCGGTGGAGTCGGCGATCCGGATCGGGCTGGCGCTGAACTGCACGATCGCGCCGTGGGGCCGGTTCGCGCGGAAGAACTACTTCTACCCGGACATGCCGAAGAACTTCCAGACGTCCCAGTACGACGAGCCGATCGCCGTGAACGGGTACCTGGACGTGCCGCTCGACGACGGCTCGGTGTTCCGCGTGGAGATCGAGCGCGCGCACATGGAGGAGGACACCGGCAAGTCGCTGCACGTCGGCGGTGCCACCGGGCGCATCCACGGCGCCGAGTACTCCCTGCTCGACTACAACCGGGCGGGCGTCCCGCTGATCGAGATCGTCACCAAGCCGGTCGTCGGCACGGGCGAGCGGGCGCCCGAGGTCGCGCGCGCCTACGTCACGGCGCTGCGCGACCTGCTGCGTGCCCTCGGCGTCTCCGACGTGCGCATGGACCAGGGATCGCTGCGCTGCGACGCGAACGTGTCGCTCATGCCGAAGGGCGCGACCGAGTTCGGCACCCGCACCGAGACCAAGAACGTCAACTCGCTGCGGTCGGTGGAGCGGGCCGTCCGGTACGAGATGACGCGCCAGGCGGGCGTGCTGCTCGCCGGCGAGCGCGTGACCCAGGAGACGCGGCACTTCGACGAGTCCACCGGCACGACCTCGGCGGGACGGACGAAGGAGACCGCCGAGGACTACCGGTACTTCCCGGAGCCCGACCTGGTGCCGATCGCGCCGCCCGCGGAGTGGATCGAGGAGCTGCGCGCCACGCTGCCCGAGCTGCCGTGGGAGCGCCGCCGCCGGATCACGGCCGAGTGGGGGCTCACCGACCTGGAGCTGCGGGACCTCGTCAACGCCGGGGCGCTCGACCTCATCGAGTCCACGGTCGCGGCGGGCGCCCCCGCTGGTGAGGCCCGTTCGTGGTGGGTCTCGTACCTGACGCAGCAGGCAAACGCCCGTGGCGTCGAGCTGGCAGGGCTCCCGATCACCCCGGCTCAGGTGGCGCGGGTGATCGCGCTCGTGGCGGCGGGCGAGCTGTCCAACAAGCTGGCTCGCCAGGTGGTCGACGGCGTGCTGGCCGGCGAGGGGGAGCCCGACGACGTCGTCGCGGCACGTGGCCTCGCCGTCGTCTCCGACGACACCGCGCTGCTCGCCGCCGTCGACGAGGCCCTCGCGGCCCAGCCGGACGTCGCCGAGAAGATCCGCGGTGGCAAGGTCCAGGCCGCGGGTGCCATCGTCGGGGCGGTCATGAAGGCGACGAAGGGCCAGGCCGACGCCAAGCGCGTGCGGGAGCTGGTCATCGAGCGCTGCAGCTGA
- the ilvD gene encoding dihydroxy-acid dehydratase, producing the protein MPALRSRVTTHGRNAAGARSLWRATGMGDDDFGKPIVAIANSYTQFVPGHVHLKDLGDLVAGAVREAGGVAREFNTIAVDDGIAMGHGGMLYSLPSREVIADAVEYMVNGHAADALVCISNCDKITPGMLNAAMRLDIPTVFVSGGPMEAGKAVVVGGVAQAPTDLITAIAASASSQVDEAGLTEVERSACPTCGSCSGMFTANSMNCLTEALGLALPGNGSTLATHAARRELFLEAGRTVMALAKRWYGEDDASVLPRSIANRHAFENAMALDVAMGGSTNTVLHILAAAQEGEIDFDLAAIDEVSRRVPCLAKVSPNSSYHMEDVHRAGGIPAILGELWRAGLLHEDVHTVHAPTLARWLSEWDIRSGSASEKAVELFHAAPGGVRTTEAFSTENRWSSLDTDAEGGCIRDVAHAYTADGGLAVLRGNIAPDGAVIKTAGIPEDIWRFEGPARVVDSQEEAVSVILTKQIQPGDVLVVRYEGPAGGPGMQEMLHPTAFLKGSGLGAKCALITDGRFSGGSSGISVGHISPEAASGGVIGLIEDGDTVLIDVRARLLEVEVPDEVLAERRTKMDASERPWQPKERDRPVSKALRAYAALATSADKGAVRQVP; encoded by the coding sequence GTGCCGGCACTCCGGTCCCGAGTCACCACCCACGGTCGCAACGCCGCCGGAGCGCGCTCGCTCTGGCGCGCCACCGGCATGGGGGACGACGACTTCGGCAAGCCGATCGTCGCGATCGCCAACTCCTACACCCAGTTCGTGCCCGGGCACGTACACCTCAAGGACCTCGGCGACCTCGTCGCCGGTGCCGTCCGCGAGGCGGGCGGCGTGGCGCGGGAGTTCAACACCATCGCCGTGGACGACGGCATTGCGATGGGGCACGGCGGGATGCTCTACTCGCTGCCCTCGCGCGAGGTGATCGCCGACGCCGTCGAGTACATGGTCAACGGCCACGCCGCCGACGCGCTCGTCTGCATCTCCAACTGCGACAAGATCACCCCGGGCATGCTCAACGCCGCGATGCGGCTCGACATCCCCACCGTCTTCGTCTCGGGTGGGCCGATGGAGGCCGGCAAGGCCGTCGTCGTCGGCGGGGTCGCCCAGGCGCCCACCGACCTGATCACCGCGATCGCCGCCTCGGCGTCGTCGCAGGTGGACGAGGCCGGCCTCACCGAGGTCGAGCGCTCGGCGTGCCCCACGTGCGGCTCGTGCTCGGGCATGTTCACCGCCAACTCGATGAACTGCCTCACCGAGGCGCTCGGCCTCGCCCTGCCCGGCAACGGTTCCACCCTGGCCACCCACGCCGCGCGCCGCGAACTGTTCCTCGAGGCGGGCCGCACCGTGATGGCGCTCGCGAAGCGCTGGTACGGCGAGGACGACGCGTCCGTGCTGCCGCGCTCGATCGCCAACCGGCACGCGTTCGAGAACGCGATGGCGCTCGACGTCGCGATGGGCGGCTCCACGAACACGGTGCTGCACATCCTCGCAGCAGCGCAGGAAGGTGAGATCGACTTCGACCTCGCGGCGATCGACGAGGTCTCGCGCCGCGTGCCGTGCCTGGCCAAGGTCTCGCCGAACTCCAGCTACCACATGGAGGACGTGCACCGCGCAGGCGGCATCCCGGCCATCCTCGGCGAGCTGTGGCGGGCCGGCCTGCTGCACGAGGACGTGCACACCGTGCACGCGCCGACGCTCGCGCGGTGGCTCTCGGAGTGGGACATCCGCAGCGGCTCGGCGTCGGAGAAGGCCGTGGAGCTGTTCCACGCCGCGCCCGGCGGCGTGCGCACCACCGAGGCGTTCTCCACCGAGAACCGCTGGTCGTCGCTCGACACCGACGCGGAGGGCGGCTGCATCCGCGACGTCGCCCACGCCTACACCGCGGACGGCGGGCTGGCCGTGCTGCGCGGCAACATCGCCCCGGACGGCGCCGTGATCAAGACTGCGGGCATCCCCGAGGACATCTGGCGCTTCGAGGGCCCGGCGCGGGTGGTGGACAGCCAGGAGGAGGCCGTGTCGGTCATCCTCACCAAGCAGATCCAGCCCGGCGACGTGCTCGTCGTGCGTTACGAGGGACCAGCAGGCGGCCCCGGGATGCAGGAGATGCTGCACCCCACCGCGTTCCTCAAGGGCTCGGGCCTCGGTGCGAAGTGCGCCCTGATCACCGACGGCCGGTTCTCCGGCGGCTCCAGCGGCATCTCGGTGGGGCACATCTCCCCCGAGGCCGCGAGCGGCGGCGTGATCGGCCTGATCGAGGACGGCGACACCGTTCTCATCGACGTCAGGGCGCGGCTGCTCGAGGTCGAGGTCCCCGACGAGGTGCTCGCCGAGCGGCGCACCAAGATGGACGCGAGCGAGCGGCCGTGGCAGCCGAAGGAGCGCGACCGGCCGGTCAGCAAGGCGCTGCGCGCCTACGCGGCCCTGGCCACCAGCGCCGACAAGGGAGCCGTGCGGCAGGTCCCGTGA
- the speB gene encoding agmatinase, producing MPRFGPMYGPDVTFLGIDRCTIDEPGSYAGADVVVLGAPFDGGTSHRPGTRFGPQAIRTTDYLPHDRSRPSLALRVDGLQDLHVLDAGDVEMFSGDAERSLRVLEEAVTTVARSGALPLVLGGDHAIAFADAKGVANHHGHGRVSMIHFDAHADTGDIQSGSLWGHGAPMRRLIESGALRGDRFLQLGLRGYWPGPETLAWMAEQGMRSFEMTEIGARGLTACLDEAFAIATDECEGVFLSVDIDVCDPGHAPGTGTPEPGGFSARQLLDSVRRICMELPVVGIDVVEVSPPHDHADITAALANRVVLEALSGLAWKKRGTGHDPTRPLLDGR from the coding sequence ATGCCGCGCTTCGGCCCGATGTACGGCCCTGACGTCACGTTCCTCGGCATCGACCGCTGCACGATCGACGAGCCCGGCAGCTACGCGGGTGCCGACGTCGTCGTGCTCGGCGCGCCGTTCGACGGTGGCACGTCGCACCGGCCCGGCACGCGCTTCGGCCCGCAGGCGATCCGGACGACCGACTACCTGCCGCACGACCGGAGCCGCCCCAGCCTCGCCCTGCGGGTGGACGGGTTGCAGGACCTGCACGTGCTCGACGCCGGCGACGTGGAGATGTTCTCCGGCGATGCCGAGCGAAGCCTGCGGGTGCTCGAGGAGGCCGTCACGACGGTGGCGCGGAGCGGCGCGCTGCCGCTGGTCCTCGGCGGCGACCACGCCATCGCCTTCGCCGACGCGAAGGGGGTGGCCAACCACCACGGCCACGGCCGCGTCTCGATGATCCACTTCGATGCGCACGCCGACACCGGCGACATCCAGTCCGGCTCGCTGTGGGGGCACGGCGCGCCGATGCGCAGGCTGATCGAGTCCGGCGCGCTGCGCGGCGACCGTTTTCTGCAGCTCGGGCTGCGCGGGTACTGGCCCGGGCCGGAGACGCTCGCGTGGATGGCCGAGCAGGGCATGCGCTCGTTCGAGATGACCGAGATCGGTGCCCGGGGCCTGACGGCCTGCCTCGACGAGGCCTTCGCGATCGCCACGGACGAGTGTGAGGGCGTCTTCCTGTCCGTCGACATCGACGTCTGCGACCCCGGTCACGCCCCCGGCACCGGCACACCGGAACCGGGTGGGTTCTCGGCCCGGCAGCTGCTCGACTCCGTGCGCCGCATCTGCATGGAGCTGCCGGTCGTCGGCATCGACGTCGTCGAGGTCTCGCCGCCCCACGACCACGCCGACATCACCGCTGCGCTGGCCAACCGCGTGGTGCTGGAGGCGCTGTCGGGCCTGGCCTGGAAGAAGCGGGGGACCGGCCACGACCCGACCCGTCCCCTGCTGGACGGCCGTTAG
- a CDS encoding aminoglycoside phosphotransferase family protein: MTPPPPDSAWLQAVARWAGAPVTVTARAPLAGGYVAAAVERVDLDAGDRPAVVVLKRARPSEVAAMRALGVVAGVDRPRLLATGRDRHGPWLVMPFYAGPALDGGEVPAEVWDVLGRVHTHWHGKRPRGVPVVDARWWWGMVTGHTLPAVRGARDRTGDARLAEIVGLLEAWSTDARLRTALALLPRTLTHGDAHRGNVLLAPGGAVLIDWGNARVAPAGLDVATLAAQGVAAPSAYHPPALPPALREVERLWAQVQVHVQYLGFAADHLGAARVTDMVETAARALDELGPALQRCGHAALRPDVRP, encoded by the coding sequence GTGACGCCCCCACCGCCGGATTCCGCGTGGCTGCAGGCGGTGGCGCGGTGGGCGGGAGCGCCGGTGACGGTGACCGCGCGGGCGCCGCTCGCGGGCGGGTACGTCGCCGCCGCCGTCGAGCGCGTCGACCTGGATGCCGGTGACCGTCCCGCGGTGGTCGTCCTCAAACGGGCGCGGCCGAGCGAGGTGGCGGCGATGCGCGCGCTGGGGGTGGTGGCCGGCGTGGACCGGCCCCGCCTGCTCGCCACCGGCCGCGACCGGCACGGCCCATGGCTGGTCATGCCCTTCTACGCGGGCCCGGCGCTGGACGGCGGCGAGGTCCCCGCCGAGGTGTGGGACGTGCTCGGCCGCGTGCACACCCACTGGCACGGCAAGCGGCCGCGGGGTGTGCCCGTTGTCGACGCGCGCTGGTGGTGGGGGATGGTCACCGGGCACACGCTGCCCGCCGTCCGCGGCGCGCGCGATCGCACCGGCGACGCGCGGCTCGCCGAGATCGTCGGGCTGCTCGAGGCCTGGTCCACCGACGCCCGCCTGCGTACCGCGCTCGCACTGCTCCCGCGCACGCTCACGCACGGCGATGCGCACCGCGGCAACGTGCTGCTCGCCCCCGGCGGGGCGGTGCTGATCGACTGGGGGAACGCCCGCGTCGCACCGGCCGGGCTGGACGTCGCGACGCTGGCCGCGCAAGGAGTTGCGGCGCCCTCCGCGTACCACCCGCCGGCCCTCCCGCCCGCGCTGCGGGAGGTCGAGCGGCTCTGGGCGCAGGTCCAGGTGCACGTGCAGTACCTCGGCTTCGCCGCCGACCACCTGGGCGCCGCCCGCGTCACCGACATGGTCGAGACGGCCGCCCGCGCGCTCGACGAGCTCGGTCCTGCCCTGCAACGCTGCGGTCATGCCGCGCTTCGGCCCGATGTACGGCCCTGA
- a CDS encoding DoxX family protein has protein sequence MSDQPTSILPGAGGFGSPEPAQTRPNRRPLAWNPGTDIGLLLLRFAVGGTFFAHGMQIVSGLWGGPGIDGFARTLEGFAYQQPVVLAWVAGLTAVVGGALVVLGFLTPLAATGLLALMINSVAVKFGNGFFIASPAGANAVELDVVLGLAAAGLALTGAGRIAVDKGRTWNLRPAPWGVLALVIGLAAGVLVLVLLR, from the coding sequence ATGAGCGACCAGCCCACGTCGATCCTGCCCGGCGCGGGCGGGTTCGGTTCCCCGGAGCCCGCGCAGACGCGGCCCAATCGCAGGCCGCTGGCGTGGAATCCCGGTACCGACATCGGGCTGCTCCTGCTGCGTTTCGCGGTCGGTGGCACGTTCTTCGCCCACGGGATGCAGATCGTGTCCGGCCTGTGGGGCGGCCCGGGCATCGACGGGTTCGCGCGCACCCTGGAGGGCTTCGCGTACCAGCAGCCCGTCGTCCTGGCCTGGGTCGCCGGGCTCACGGCGGTGGTCGGCGGCGCGTTGGTGGTGCTCGGCTTCCTGACTCCGCTCGCGGCGACCGGGCTGCTCGCACTGATGATCAACTCGGTCGCGGTCAAGTTCGGGAACGGGTTCTTCATCGCCTCGCCCGCCGGGGCGAACGCGGTGGAGCTCGACGTGGTGCTGGGACTGGCCGCGGCCGGGCTCGCGCTCACCGGGGCCGGCCGGATCGCCGTGGACAAGGGGCGCACCTGGAACCTGCGCCCCGCTCCGTGGGGGGTTCTCGCCCTGGTGATCGGCCTGGCGGCCGGTGTGCTGGTGCTCGTACTGCTCCGGTGA